Genomic DNA from uncultured Methanospirillum sp.:
TCCACAACCGATCAAAGCCAACTTCACGGCAACCCCACGGACCGGAGTTCCGCCACTAGAGGTACAGTTCACTGATCTCTCGTCCGGCTCTCCGGCAGGATGGAACTGGACTTTTGGAGATGGGTCTGTCTCCCATGAGCAGAATCCGGTACATGAGTACAATGGTATCGGGCGATACACGGTGACCCTTGAGGTGAGAAACAGCCAGGGGCAGGATAGTATGAGGGCTCCTTCGTATGTTGTTACAACATCAGGAAGAGTGACCGGCCCGAACGGGATGATCTGGATCAGTTCAGCCCCGTCAGGAGCTGAAGTATATGTGGATCAGGTCAATGTCGGGGTGACCCCTCTTCAATCACTTGGATTACCTGCAGGAATCCATCAGGTCAGGGTTTCTGCAGCAGGATACCATGACTGGCTCGGGTACGTACAGATAAATTCAGGCACATTCACCTATATTCCAAAGGTAATCCTTCAGAGATCCTGACCTTTTTTTGATCCTTCTGATCCAATTTCGTGTATTTTCAGTCAGGTGATCAGACCTGCTGCCTTCAGGGCAGGAACGTACTGATGATCGATCATCGAGAAGTGCTCGGTGACCCAGGTGGTAAGGAAGATAGTAAGTTCTGCGGTAAGGGATGGATCGTTGGCCTCGAGTTTCTGCTGAAACCTGGCAACCTTCTCCCTGAACTCCTGGTGCAGGCTTTTATGATCCTCAAGCCCTGGGAATTCTGCCTTTTCCATATACTCCTCCTCTGTCCTGAAATGGGTGTCAGCATATGTGCCCATCTCCCTGAGAATAAACGGTATCTCCCGTGTTGCTTTCTGCTGCATCAGTGCCTCAAGCATCCGGTTTGCGATCGAGACGATCTGTTTATGCTGCTCGTCGATGGCGGGAACGCCGATATTATAGAGATCATCCCAGACGATAAAAGGCATCTCAATTGATGATTTGTACAACTACTTCAATACACCAGTAGGGCATACCAGATGCCAGGGACATGAGATATTCAGGTATATCCGCGAGTCCCATATCTGAAATACTCCTTAGTTTCTTTCTCTGAACACCTCTGCTTTAAACGGCCGAATCTCCTCAGAAGAGAAGAAAGCGTATGTAATTCTCCTCCTGATAAGTACATATACAATCGGCAGTGTCCGTTTGTATGTGACGGTTCAATGAAATGCGGACCTCCATACCCTGATATCCGCAACGAGAACCTTCTGGAGTTGATAATAGAATTCAGAAGAGAAACACCTGTACATCCATCCAGCAGAGTAAAACCCCAACATGCAGATATCCACAGGATATCACCCATTTTCATACAATAATACACCCTCTTTTTGTCTGTGTTCCACGGCATTTTCAGACTGCTCACCCTGTTTCTGATCAACCTTTCGCAATTCATTTGTCTTTTTGGGATCGTTATGTACTGAATATCCCCTGTCCGGTACTCTGTACCGTCTTCGGATCACACTGAGGCTGCACATGAATAAGGAGAAAATAATAAGACGACGGATGCAGGATGCAGAGAAACAGAGCCGAATGGGTCATCCTGAACGTGCCGTCAAGCTTTACGAGTCAGTCCTGAAGATCGACCCTTCCAATGAGCAAGCCAACATTGAATTCTTCAGGTGTTCATCAGACGGATGGTTGAGAGAGAAAGCGGTTACCGAATCAGACCGGCTGGTCGAACTCTTCCCCCAGAATGCAGAGGCCTGGATGATTCGTGGTCTCAGTTACTCAAGGGTTCAGAAGAACGATGAGGCAGTGGAGTCATACCGCAGATCTCTTACAATTGATCCTGAAAATTACCGGGCAATGCACAATCTCGGTTCTCTTCTGATAGCTTCAGGAGAGAAGGAAGAGGGGCTTTCCCTGCTTGAACATGCGGTGATAATCAGACCTGACTATGAGATTGGGCACCTGACTCTTGCACAGACTTATTATCTGGCGAGCAGATTCACCGATGCGATCAGGGAGGCAGAAATGTCTCTCGGAATTATAGCCGAACATCCTGATCTGCAGATCGTGTATGGTGATTCGCTTTACCAGGCAGGTATGTACTCCAAGGCACGGGAGATCTTCTCCCGCATCGTTGAGACAACTCTGCTATCGTCGCAGATGTATGCGATGCTCTGCCCGCTTGTTAGGGAATGTGACGGGTATCAGCATCAGGGGAGAGTGACCGGTGCTGATCCGGATTATCTTGCTTCGATCTACTACCGGGCGTTCCTTTCCCTCGATAATGACGGGGAGAAAAAGCCGATCTCAAAGGTTGATCTGTTAAAGATTCTGGAGATTAATCCATCGCACAGTTATGCCCTTTCAGGACTTGCATCACTATACAAACTTGAAAAGAAGGTTTCTGATGCATCTGCCTGGATTGATAAGGCGATTCAATGCGATCCTTCAAACACGGCATTCATCAGACAGAAAGCGTTTATCCTCATCGATGATGATCCTCAGACATCCCTTGGCCTGTTTGAAGAATTGATATCCCGTGACTCCGGCGATGTCAGGTCAGGGCTTGGAAAAGCCTGGGCACTGAAATCTGTAGGGAAGGATGACGAGAGCAAGGCACTGCTCAAAGTCCTTTCAGAACAGGATCCTGCTTTTATCTTTGGGTTGATGGGAACCCCGCTTACGGGAGGTAACCCTGAAAAGCCTGATGTAACCGGTGTCAGATCACTGAGGGAGCATACGGATCCTGACGGCAGACGAAGGTTCATACGCAGTTGAACCACTTCCAATATTTTCTTGTAGTAAGGGGATGAGACCCCGCAAAAACGCTGGAACCGGTTACTCCAGGGTTCTTCTGAAACTCGTGATCCCGATAATGGTCGCTGTTACAGAGAAGATCCCAAGGGCCACGAGATCAAATCCCATCACCTCAAGTCCCTGACCCCGGAGGATAAGACTACGAAGGGCATGAACCGCATATGCTTCAGGGTTGATGACCGTGATCCACCTGAGCCAGTCAGGCATCCCGATCACCAGGTAGAATGCTCCGCTGGTCATGAAGAGAAGCAGGTTCAGAAATGCCACCACCGAACTGTAGGCTGACTGGTTTGAGAACCTCGAAGCAAATGAGATGACCAGACTGTTGATGCCGAGGCAGATGATGAAGATGACCACAAGGACCATCATGATCTCGGCAGAACTTCTGATTGGGACGCCGGCAACGAAGATGTCAATGAGGAGAACAAAGACTCCCGCAATGAAGGCTTTGACAGTACCACTTGCGATCATACCAAGCACAATGCTTGATCGTCTGACCGGTGTAACCAGGTACCCCTCGATGATTCCCATCTCACGGTCACGTATGAGGGCGTTCCCCCACCCATCATCGTGGTCATGAAGATGGCCATGACGATCACACCGACCCCGAAGAACTGGATGTACTCGATCTTTCCATAGAGGTTCTCGATCAGGATCTGGTTGTGAACACCGGTCCGCATCAGCACTCCAGTGATGCCTGACTGTACAAGAGCCGGTATCATGTGTTCAGAGCTGTCTAAGTACAATCTGACCGGATTTGCGGGTGCCACTGCAGAAGGAAGCACGAGAACAGCCATAATCTGCCCGGTTGCAAGGGCTACTTTTGCGGTCTGCTCATCAATGTATCTGGTGGCCTGAAAGAGTACAGGTTTGTTCCGCTCATGAGTTTCAGCGAGGGCATCAACCGTTCCTGCAAAGATGGATGTCTCGTTTTAAATAGTTCATCCTGGGTGACCCCGATGGGGATGTGAACGATGGTTCCCCCCATTGCATTTCCAAATATCACGAGGTACACGAGGGGAAAGATGAGGGTCATGAAGAAGAAGAACGGAGACCTGATGAACTTCCTGATGTCCCGTTCAAATATGGCATACGCACCCCTGATCATGACCCGGGCCTCCCTGATGGATGTATCCCCGCCCCTGATTCAGATGAATCAAGGTTCCTGCCGATCAGTTCGATGAATACATCTTCCAGGGACGGCGTTCGGATTGTAACCAAGGTGATCGGAAGGGAGGCCTCTTCAATGATCCCGATGATTGCGGGAAGGAGGGAACTACCCCCCTTTGCTGATATCTGGATCTCTGTACCCTTTGTCCCGGCTGAAAGGATGCCGTGAAGAGTACGAAGCTCTGTAAGTACCTCCGGGCCAGCTGTACCTGCTCCGGTTGATATTCCGATAAGGTCCCCTGCAGGCATTGACTGCCTGAGGTTCTCCGGTGTGTCAAGGGCGATGAGCCGCCCCCCTTCCACGAACGCAATTCTGTTACAGAGTTTTTCGGCTTCGTCCATGTAGTGGGTAGTGAGAATGACCGTTGTATTTTCCTCATTCAGCATGGTGATCTGCTGCCATACCTGCCTTCGTGAGTCCGGGTCAAGCCCGATGGTCGGCTCGTCAAGAAAGAGAATGAGCGGGTGATGAATGAATGCCCTGACGATCTCAAGTTTTCTCCTCATACCTCCCGAGAAGGTTTGAACCGGGGAACGAGCACGGTCTTCCAGATGGGCCATCGCCAGGAGTTCATGGATGCGGTCCCTGAGCGGAGCCTCGCTGATCCCCTGAAGCTGGCCATAGAACGAGAGGTTCTCGTACGCAGTCAGTTCCAGATCCAGTGTCCCGTTCTGGGGACAGACTCCTATGATCCTCCTGACTGCTTCAGGATCTTTTGTCACATTATACGGGCCGATGTATGCAGTTCCTGAAGAAGGCTGGATAAGGGTAGTAAGGATTCTTATAAGGGTGCTCTTGCCTGCCCCGTTCGGACCGAGCAGCCCGAATATCTCACCCTTCATAATGGTGCAGGTATGTCCTCCACAGCCCGGACGGCCCTTTTTCCTCCGAAGACTTTGGTCAGATGTTCAGCACTGATGATCACGGTATTATCCAGATCGTCCTTTTGATCTGAACCTGGTGTTCTGACAGTCCCGGTCATCATGTTCCTCCTGAAAGATGTGGATTCTCTTACTCCTCTATCTGGATCTGGATGGAATAAAATCATCAGACCTTCGCAAACCGCGGGTCCCCGAACGTGTTAATTTTTGACAGTCCAATTTTAGGGTATGGTTCCAGTCAGGGCACACATCTCTGTCTCAGTGGTCTTTATCACACTCCTCATCATCTCCTTCTGCCTGGTCTCCGGAGATACGGGTTTGTCTGAAACCTGGCAGGGGGCTGATGAAAATGGCAGCCCTGATATCGGTTACAACTCCGGGGGTTCCCTTGCCCTGACCCCGGCAGAAGCAGTGATTACTTCTCATCTTCTCCTGTCAGAAGCAGATACTGACAGACAGAAACATGCACCAGGACTCCTGCACCGGGTGGTCAACCAGTCAGTTCAGTCATCCTCCTCACCGCCAGCCACATTTCCTGACCTTCCCAGGTCCTTTGACTGGCGAAATCACAATGGGGACTGGACAACCCAGGTGAAGGATCAGGGAGAGGAGTGCGGGAGCTGTTGGGCATATGCCGCAGTCGGGATTCTGGAGTCCCATCTGAAGATTCGATCAAAGAACCCGAACCTCTCTCCTGATCTCTCTGAACAATACCTGCTCTCATGTGACTGGGATGATGACGGGTGCGATGGTGGCGACTTTGAGACCGCTATGGCCTACCTCGTTGATACTCCCGGTCCGGACGGCAGGATCGGGACTGTGAACGAGTCAGTGTACCCTGTTGATAACACCGATGACTCCTGCGCAGATCTCGGAAATGCAACCCGGTATAAAGCAGGGCACTGGGCATATGTCAACGCCTCTGCAGAGGGGGATGCTGAAATCGCCATACCACATGTAGACGAGTTAAAAGCTGCCATATACCTGAAAGGGCCAATTGCAGCAGGTATTGATGATGACGATGCGTTCGATGAGTATGAAGGCGGAATATTCTCAAGCACTGCTCCACCGCCTGAAGAGACAACCAATCATGCCGCGATCCTAGTCGGATGGGACAATGATAACGGGACCGAGTACTTCATCGGAAAGAACAGTTTCGGAACTGAGTGGGGTGAAGATGGCTGGTTCAGGATAGCAGTGAATTCGTCACGAATTGGTGAGGGTGCAGTGTACCTTGATGAAGAATAGATGGACGTCTGTGAAAAGATTTAGAGGGACTGGGAAGCCATCTCTACATCTTCTTCCTTGATGGTCTTGCGACCAGCATGCTGGGCGAGCTTGTTTGCCTCACGGGCAAGCTGTGCGATGTAGTCTTCTGCCATCTTAACAAGTGCCTCTGCTGCGTCGCTGCCGACACGTTCTGCACCGTTATTCTTTGCGATTCTGGTTACTGCTGCAATTGGTAAGTCTGCCATATTTTTCCTACCTCTAAAGATAATATCCTGAATAAGATATAAAAGCTATGCTTTTAATCAGAAAATATAGTGTTTTTGCAGGTATGTCACAGGGCTGCTGATTGACCCAGATATCTCCCTGAAAACCAGTGACGTCCGGTCTGATGGTATCCACCTGTTCATCAGGGCTGCTGCGTTTCCTCCTGAATTCCTGCGATTGATGCATCCATATCTTCATTTTAGCGTTAAACTGCTGATATGCTGGTCCAGCCCTCCTTTATCAGTGGCAGAACCAGGAATCCTCAAAGTGTATGTAATCCGGCCATCCAGGTTTCAACATACTCAGATGGCAACATCAGATCCAACGAGAAGCGCGGCAGAGGCTGATCCTGTTCCTATATGCGTGGAGTCAGAGATCAGACCCGGGATATATGGAACCCTCCTCAGTTTTTCAGTCTCCTCTCCGGGTATCAAGAAACGATTTTACCACTCCTGCCTAACTCTCCATCATGAAGAATACTATCCTCATCTGTGGTCTGCTTCTGTTGTCTCTCTGTGTGTTGAGTGTGTATGCCGAACCAGCCATCTCTGATGAGAACCTGACAGAGATGTCCTATGAGGATATGGTCACCCTGCCGAATGGAACAACGATCAATGTAGTTGTTTTCATGCCGATAACCGTCATCATGGACTCCTCTGATGATCACCACCCGCTCCATGTCATAGACAGAATGAATCTCAGTGATGTAGATCCCATGCTGATGGGGAATGGCACATCTCCTGTAGATATGTTCGGGGATGGGTTTTACAAGCAGCATGCAGGGAAAAATATGACCCCTGCTCTGAATGGAACAGGCATAAAACCCACTCTCAATGGTACCACCTCAAAGGTTTCAGAAAACCAGAGTGCTGCAAAGCCCAACCTAACCATCACCTGGTAACCTGATCACCCCTTCTTTTTCTGGCCTTCGGCTCTTACAAGTTGCATAAAGAAATCCTTATCGGCGGGGAGTTCTGAAGTTTCCAGAGCAAGACTATCGACAAGACCTGGATGGGTCTGCTATCATACCTGCCTGGAAGAGAAAAATGAAATTACTATCTATCGTTATACTGCTCTGCCTTTTCATCGTACTATTCAACTCTCTTGTATCCGGAGATACCGTCTCAAAGCCCCTGGTTGATGTTATCTATTCCGGTGGGAAGGGGGATCACTCGTTCATTGACAGTGCATACCGCGGACTTACCCAGGCAGAAGAGACCTTCTCATTCACAACTCAGGAGTATTCTATCATGAATGCCTCTGCTGATCCGGTTCCCGAACTTAACGGACCAGCAGGTGAAACACCTTCCATGGTTCTGCTGGTGGGTAGTCCGTTAAGTACAATGGCCCAGACGATCGCTGATTCAACCCCTACCCTGCCGGTCATCGCGCTAGACACTGATCCACTTGTTGGAGACAATACAAGAACCATCATGTTTCCGATGTACGGCTCCAGTTATCTTGCCGGACTCATCGCTGCCGATGAGACCGATACAGGAAAGGTGGCAGTGCTGGCAGGAAGGGACAACGCTCTGATGTCAGAGTTCATCAAAGGGTTTTCCGCAGGGGTCAACCAGTCAGGAAGAGAGGTGTCGGTAACAACTGCCTATGTTGCCGATGACAATTCAGGATACTGGAGCCCAGATAAAGCAGCGGCGATCGCCAGAAATCTCTCTGCAAATGGAACAGATGTCATCTTCACCGTTGCAGGGGGATCAGGGACCGGAGTGATCGCGTATGCCAGGAACACATCGGGGCTGAAGATCATCGGGGTTGATTCGGATCAATCAGTACTCGGGCCAGACGTAGTTGTCGCCTCGGTGCTTAAGAATCTCGATCAGGTGGTCTACCGGGAGATATCCTCTGTGATGGAGGGGAACTTTTCGCCAGGGATGGAACTATCAGGACTTGCAGAAAACGGGTCAGGGATTGTCATCAACCCGAACTTTGGCAACCTCTCATCGCTGATTGAAGGCCGGTATGGTGAGGCAACGGATGCAGAGAACCGGTACAGGTCTTGAGATTGGTTTCCGACTGGTCACCACCACCTCTTACTGGGCATAAAGCCGTTTCACGAGGTCCAAAATCTGGGTTCGCAAGTTGTGATGTTACATACATAATCCGGAAAGTTACCTGATACATTTTCGGTATCAGAAATTTGAGAACTCTTTTTTCCTAGTTCACCCACCTTTTGATTGAATTGATCAGTTCACGAACGTGAGTTGATCTCAATGCATCAGCAACTAAATTATTATGTTGCTGAATCAATTACTTACTAACGATGTTTACTCCTGATCAGTCCGCCCGTGATCTCTACCGGATCTGGATGCGGATCATGAACAAACTCAATGAATCTGAAAGTATTCCCCGGAGGTTCGGCGTTGATATTCCGTTATACCCGTCAGAGATTCATACTCTCCAGGTCATCGGGGATCATCCTGAAACCAATGTCAGGACCGTCGCAGAGCATCTGGGTATCACTCCCGGTGCAGCCTCCCAAACGATAACAAAACTTTCTAAACGTGATCTGGTCACCAAAGTCAGAGGACTGAAGAATGAGAAAGAGGTACACCTTGTGCTGACCTCTTCTGGAAGAACAGCGTATGATGCTCATGAGACCATCCACGAACTGGTGTTTCAGAAGATCGCCGGGCGTATTGGTCCACTCTCTTCAGACCAGGTCAGTTTTCTTGAACATGTACTCCACGCAATGGAGTCTGTCTATGATGAACGGATAGATGAAGTAAGAAGTGAGATGAACGAGTTGAAACCCCGCAGGGAGGAAGAGCAATGAGTCAGCTCAGACAGATCGGTCAGCTCACCCTTGCACACCTGGTCAATGATATCTATGCCCCGGTCCTGATGGCCCTTCAACCGGTTCTGATCACAATGTACGGGTACAGTTACTTTCAGGCGGCCCTTCTGCCGGTAACCCACAGCCTTGTCTCATCTCTGCTTCAGCCTGTCTTCGGACACCTTACAGATACCCGGGGGCTGCGGGTGAGTGTCGGGCTCTCAATTTTGCT
This window encodes:
- a CDS encoding C1 family peptidase, with protein sequence MVPVRAHISVSVVFITLLIISFCLVSGDTGLSETWQGADENGSPDIGYNSGGSLALTPAEAVITSHLLLSEADTDRQKHAPGLLHRVVNQSVQSSSSPPATFPDLPRSFDWRNHNGDWTTQVKDQGEECGSCWAYAAVGILESHLKIRSKNPNLSPDLSEQYLLSCDWDDDGCDGGDFETAMAYLVDTPGPDGRIGTVNESVYPVDNTDDSCADLGNATRYKAGHWAYVNASAEGDAEIAIPHVDELKAAIYLKGPIAAGIDDDDAFDEYEGGIFSSTAPPPEETTNHAAILVGWDNDNGTEYFIGKNSFGTEWGEDGWFRIAVNSSRIGEGAVYLDEE
- a CDS encoding ABC transporter permease: MGIIEGYLVTPVRRSSIVLGMIASGTVKAFIAGVFVLLIDIFVAGVPIRSSAEIMMVLVVIFIICLGINSLVISFASRFSNQSAYSSVVAFLNLLLFMTSGAFYLVIGMPDWLRWITVINPEAYAVHALRSLILRGQGLEVMGFDLVALGIFSVTATIIGITSFRRTLE
- a CDS encoding tetratricopeptide repeat protein, coding for MNKEKIIRRRMQDAEKQSRMGHPERAVKLYESVLKIDPSNEQANIEFFRCSSDGWLREKAVTESDRLVELFPQNAEAWMIRGLSYSRVQKNDEAVESYRRSLTIDPENYRAMHNLGSLLIASGEKEEGLSLLEHAVIIRPDYEIGHLTLAQTYYLASRFTDAIREAEMSLGIIAEHPDLQIVYGDSLYQAGMYSKAREIFSRIVETTLLSSQMYAMLCPLVRECDGYQHQGRVTGADPDYLASIYYRAFLSLDNDGEKKPISKVDLLKILEINPSHSYALSGLASLYKLEKKVSDASAWIDKAIQCDPSNTAFIRQKAFILIDDDPQTSLGLFEELISRDSGDVRSGLGKAWALKSVGKDDESKALLKVLSEQDPAFIFGLMGTPLTGGNPEKPDVTGVRSLREHTDPDGRRRFIRS
- a CDS encoding ATP-binding cassette domain-containing protein, with amino-acid sequence MKGEIFGLLGPNGAGKSTLIRILTTLIQPSSGTAYIGPYNVTKDPEAVRRIIGVCPQNGTLDLELTAYENLSFYGQLQGISEAPLRDRIHELLAMAHLEDRARSPVQTFSGGMRRKLEIVRAFIHHPLILFLDEPTIGLDPDSRRQVWQQITMLNEENTTVILTTHYMDEAEKLCNRIAFVEGGRLIALDTPENLRQSMPAGDLIGISTGAGTAGPEVLTELRTLHGILSAGTKGTEIQISAKGGSSLLPAIIGIIEEASLPITLVTIRTPSLEDVFIELIGRNLDSSESGAGIHPSGRPGS
- a CDS encoding MarR family winged helix-turn-helix transcriptional regulator, which codes for MFTPDQSARDLYRIWMRIMNKLNESESIPRRFGVDIPLYPSEIHTLQVIGDHPETNVRTVAEHLGITPGAASQTITKLSKRDLVTKVRGLKNEKEVHLVLTSSGRTAYDAHETIHELVFQKIAGRIGPLSSDQVSFLEHVLHAMESVYDERIDEVRSEMNELKPRREEEQ
- a CDS encoding histone family protein — encoded protein: MADLPIAAVTRIAKNNGAERVGSDAAEALVKMAEDYIAQLAREANKLAQHAGRKTIKEEDVEMASQSL
- a CDS encoding bacteriohemerythrin produces the protein MYKSSIEMPFIVWDDLYNIGVPAIDEQHKQIVSIANRMLEALMQQKATREIPFILREMGTYADTHFRTEEEYMEKAEFPGLEDHKSLHQEFREKVARFQQKLEANDPSLTAELTIFLTTWVTEHFSMIDHQYVPALKAAGLIT
- a CDS encoding BMP family ABC transporter substrate-binding protein, with protein sequence MKLLSIVILLCLFIVLFNSLVSGDTVSKPLVDVIYSGGKGDHSFIDSAYRGLTQAEETFSFTTQEYSIMNASADPVPELNGPAGETPSMVLLVGSPLSTMAQTIADSTPTLPVIALDTDPLVGDNTRTIMFPMYGSSYLAGLIAADETDTGKVAVLAGRDNALMSEFIKGFSAGVNQSGREVSVTTAYVADDNSGYWSPDKAAAIARNLSANGTDVIFTVAGGSGTGVIAYARNTSGLKIIGVDSDQSVLGPDVVVASVLKNLDQVVYREISSVMEGNFSPGMELSGLAENGSGIVINPNFGNLSSLIEGRYGEATDAENRYRS